From Vallitalea longa, one genomic window encodes:
- a CDS encoding Gfo/Idh/MocA family protein, with translation MKPLKLGILGISRHFFLRCYQPLKDSNSIEITAIASRSEQKAKEAATKWNIDTYYNSYEKLLQDDNIEAVYIPLPNHLHKEWIKKSIDASKHVICEKPITLNSQEALEISDYANKKGKGIKLMEGFMYRFHPKWIKVYQIIEQGEIGDVLSTHIIFTFNNTNPNNIRNIKEYGGGSIYDLGCYAVSTARYISNSEPTRAIGVATFDPNFNTDILTSAIIDFGKSRCLFTISTQSYPQQEVSIYGTSGKITIPIPYNDFYDTKSNIIIETSVGKRNVEFNPVNQYQLEFEAFAKAVREDLDVPLNINESINNMKVIDAIFESIDMNRWIDIQ, from the coding sequence ATGAAACCATTGAAACTCGGAATTCTAGGTATTTCTCGTCATTTCTTCTTAAGATGTTATCAGCCATTGAAAGATTCTAATAGCATTGAGATTACTGCTATAGCATCACGAAGTGAACAAAAAGCTAAAGAAGCTGCAACCAAATGGAATATCGACACATATTATAATTCTTATGAGAAATTATTACAAGATGATAATATAGAAGCGGTTTATATCCCATTACCTAATCATCTTCATAAAGAATGGATTAAAAAAAGTATTGATGCTAGTAAACATGTTATTTGTGAAAAACCTATTACCTTAAATTCGCAAGAAGCATTAGAAATTTCTGATTATGCTAATAAAAAGGGTAAAGGTATTAAATTGATGGAAGGTTTTATGTATAGATTTCATCCCAAATGGATAAAAGTCTATCAAATCATTGAACAAGGTGAAATTGGAGATGTACTATCAACTCATATTATATTCACCTTTAATAACACTAACCCTAATAATATAAGAAATATTAAAGAATATGGAGGAGGTTCAATATATGATTTAGGATGTTATGCCGTATCTACAGCTAGATATATTTCAAATTCTGAACCAACTCGTGCTATAGGTGTCGCTACGTTTGACCCAAATTTCAACACTGATATTCTTACATCTGCAATTATTGACTTTGGTAAATCCAGATGTTTATTTACAATCAGTACTCAATCCTATCCTCAGCAAGAAGTTTCCATATATGGTACAAGTGGCAAGATTACTATACCCATACCATATAATGACTTCTATGATACCAAAAGCAATATAATTATTGAAACTAGTGTTGGTAAAAGAAATGTTGAATTCAACCCTGTTAATCAATATCAATTGGAGTTTGAAGCTTTTGCTAAAGCTGTAAGAGAAGATCTTGACGTACCTTTAAACATTAATGAAAGTATTAATAATATGAAAGTGATTGATGCTATTTTTGAATCTATTGATATGAATAGATGGATAGATATTCAATAA